TGACGCTGCTCTTGCGGCTCGCGCACTTCAACGTTTTCACGCAGGTTGCGCTCTTCGCGGTTATTGCGTGGCGCGCGCTCCTCACGCGGGGCACGTTCCTCGCGCGGTGCACGCTCTTCACGAGGTGCGCGTTCTTCGCGAGGTTTACGCTCCTCACCATTACGGCCAGCGCGATTGCGGTTCTGCTGGCGACCGTTGCGGCGTTCTTCGCGCTGTGGGCGCTCAGATTTCTTTTCGACAACTACAGGCTTTTCTTCCTGTTTGCCAGCAAACAAGCTCACCAGTGATTTCACCAGGCCTTTGAACAAGCTTGGCTCTGATGGGGCAGGGGCTGCTACCGGATCCGCTTCAGCTTGGGCAGGAGCTGTACGCTGAGGCACAGTCTTGATTGCAGCTTCCTGACGAACCAAGGTGCGGGTCGCGGTGGTCTGCTTCTCTTCTTCAACTTCAACAGCTGCGATTTCGTAGCTGGACTGGCCAGACAGGGCCTCCGGACTGTCATCACGGATACGCTGCACTTCGAAGTGCGGGGTTTCCAAGTGATCGTTCGGGATGATGACGATGCGAGCACGGGTGCGCAGCTCGGTCTTGGTGATCGAGTTGCGTTTCTCGTTAAGCAGGAATGCGGCAACTGGGATTGGTACCTGAGCACGCACTTCAGCAGTGCGGTCTTTCAGGGCTTCTTCTTCGATCAGGCGCAGAATTGCCAGAGACAGCGATTCAACATCACGGATGATGCCTTGGCCGTTGCAGCGAGGGCAGACGATACCGCTGCTTTCCCCGAGGGACGGGCGCAGGCGCTGACGGGACATTTCCAGCAGGCCGAAGCGGGAAATGCGGCCGACTTGCACGCGGGCGCGGTCTGCTTCGAGGCTTTCACGCACTTTATCTTCAACGGCGCGCTGGTTTTTAGCCGGGGTCATGTCGATGAAGTCGATCACGATCAGGCCGCCGATATCTCGCAGGCGCAGTTGGCGGGCGATTTCTTCAGCCGCTTCCAGGTTGGTCTGCAGGGCTGTTTCTTCGATGTCGCTGCCTTTGGTGGCGCGTGCCGAGTTGATGTCGATAGACACCAAGGCTTCAGTCGGATCGATGACGATGGAACCGCCAGAAGGCAGTTTAACTTCGCGCTGGAAGGCGGTTTCGATCTGGCTTTCGATCTGGAAACGGTTGAACAGCGGGACGCTGTCTTCGTACAGCTTGATCTTGCTGGCGTACTGCGGCATCACCTGATTGATGAAGCTCAGTGCTTCCTGCTGGGCTTCGATGCTGTCGATCAGCACTTCACCGATATCTTGGCGCAGGTAGTCGCGGATAGCGCGGATAATGACGTTGCTTTCCTGATAGATCAGGAATGGGGCTGCGCGGTCCTGGGACGCTTCTTTAATAGCGCTCCAGAGTTGCAGCAGGTAATCCAAGTCCCATTGCATTTCCTGGCTGCTGCGGCCGAGGCCAGCAGTGCGGACAATCAGGCCCATGTCACCCGGCACGACCAAACCATTGAGGGCTTCGCGCAGTTCGTTACGCTCTTCGCCCTCAATGCGGCGGGAAATACCCCCAGCGCGTGGGTTGTTGGGCATCAGAACCAGGTAACGGCCTGCCAGGCTGATAAAGGTGGTCAGTGCAGCACCTTTATTACCACGCTCTTCTTTCTCAACTTGAACGATAACTTCCTGGCCTTCTTTCAGGACGTCTTTAATGTTGACGCGTCCTTCCGGAGCCTTACTGAAGTATTCGCGGGAGATTTCTTTAAGAGGGAGGAAACCGTGGCGTTCGGAACCGAAGTCAACGAAAGCGGCTTCAAGGCTAGGTTCTACGCGGGTAATACGGCCTTTGTAGATATTGGATTTTTTCTGTTCACGAGCGCCTGACTCGATGTCCAGATCGTAGAGTTTTTGGCCATCTACTAGGGCGACACGCAACTCTTCGGGTTGAGTTGCGTTAATCAACATTCTTTTCATGTAGTACCGTCGATTTCCGGTGCTGGCGGAAGCGGCGTTCGGCACACACGACTTCAGTTGTCGGTGTCAGGGGCGTCGCTGGTGCGGTCGTAAAGCGCTCCAGTGTCAAGCGGCGGCAGCGTTTTGCTGGTCCGCGACGGACGTCTCCTGCTTGCTGTGATTTCCAGTAAGCATTAAGTCAGGAGGAGGAATCAGCTGTTGGTAGCGGACGAGTAAAGCGTCTTGGTAAAGCAAATTGCTACGCAGGCCAACAGTTGTGCATCTCCACCCTACACGTATCGCTGAAACTCGGGTGCCGCTCGCGTTCTTACGCAGCGGGTTACTTTTATCGCAGTTATCCGTGGATTCATCTGCGCATCAAGGCTTTGTTAGGCTTTGTTTCCGGACTATTCAGCATCTTAAGTGACGTCTTGAATGGCCCGTCGGACGGCCTGCGTCCCAAATGGGTTGCGTTGGCAGAGGTGGCAGTTTTGCAAGCACTCTATTGCCAGTCCGCTTATGGCGGCTTCCCGACTATAGCAGCAATGAATAAGTGCTTCAATTGCATAAAAAATGTATGATCAGAGGATGACAAATCCTTCCTCTCCAACCTCCGGCGTCCAGCTGCTCGAGGTTTCGCCGGAGTATGCCGGCCAGCGAATCGACAATTTCCTCCGCACCCAACTTAAGGGTGTGCCTAAGACTTTGATTTACCGCATTTTGCGTAAGGGCGAAGTGCGGGTGAATAAAGGTCGGATCAAGCCTGAGTACAAGCTCCAGGCTGGTGATGTGGTGCGGGTCCCGCCATTACGTCTGCCAGATCGTGATGAGCCCGAGCCTGTTGCGCAGGGTTTGTTGCAGCGCCTTGAAGCGGCAATTGTCTATGAGGACAAAGCGCTTATTGTGTTGAACAAGCCTGCGGGTATCGCTGTACATGGTGGCAGCGGTCTTAATTACGGCGTTATCGAGGCTTTTCGTCAGTTGCGTCCGGATGCAAAAGACCTTGAGTTGGTCCATCGCTTGGATCGTGATACCTCCGGGCTTCTGATGATCGCCAAGAAACGCAGCATGCTGCGACATCTGCATGAAGCGCTGCGTGGTGATGGCGTTGACAAGCGCTACATGGCGCTTGTGCGAGGGTATTGGCCAACAGCCAAAAAGCAAGTCAGTGCGCCGCTGCTTAAAAGCAATCTGCGCTCGGGCGAGCGAATGGTTGAAGTGAATCCGGAAGGTAAGGAAGCGTTGACCGTTTTCCGTGTGCTGCGCCGTTTTGGCGAATTTGCCACGCTTATTGAGGCTAAGCCTGTAACGGGTCGTACTCATCAAATTCGTGTTCACACGCAATATGCCGGGCATAGCATTGCTGGGGACAGTAAGTATGGTGATGATGATTTCACCCGCGAAGTGCGCGAGATGGGTGGTAAGCGTCTGTTTCTACATGCATACGAGCTGATCGTACCGATGCCTGATGGCTCTCAACTTAGGGTTGAGGCGCCTGTTGATGAGCTTTGGTCGAAAACGCTGGAGCGTTTGAGTGCGTGATTATCAGTTATTGATCTTTGACTGGGACGGCACTTTAGCTGACTCAATCAGTCGTATCGTTGAGTCAATGCATCGTGCAACTGATGCCTTTTCTCTGCCGCGCTGTAGTGATGATCAGGTGCGCGGCATTATTGGGCTGGCGCTGCCGGAAGCAATCCGTGTGTTGTATCCGCAGATGCACAGTGATGCAGATGTGGCGAGACTTCGGGAGCTCTACAGCGTGCATTACCGGGCGCTGGATGTTGAACCTTCTCCTTTATTTTATGGGGTTGAGGAATCCCTTGCGGCTTTTCGAGAGCAGGGCTACCAGCTGGCTGTGGCAACAGGTAAGGCACGGCCTGGGTTGCAGCGAGCGCTCGCTGGGCGGGGGTGGCTGGACTACTTCGATTACAGTCGCTGCGCTGATGAGACAGCGAGTAAGCCTGATCCTTTGATGTTGCACGAAATACTTGAGCAAAGTGGTGTCAGTGCTGAGCGGGCGATAATGGTTGGTGACTCAACTTTTGATCTGCTTATGGCTCAGCGTGCCGGTATGGATTCTGTTGCTGTTGGTTATGGTGCGCAGCCTCTTGAGATGCTGCGCCCCTGCAAGCCTGTGCTGGAAGTAGACTGTTTTACCGATTTGGCTGCCTGGTTGGCTGGGCAGGTTCCCAAGTGTTCAGTTGAGGGTGGTGTGCATGGCGGATGAATGGAAGGCGCCGGCTGAGGGCGAAGATGCCAAGAGCTGGAAGTTGTTGGAAAAGGCTCTTTTGGCAGGAGTCCAGGAGCAGCGCCGTTCGCGTCGGTGGGGAATTTTTTTCAAGCTCCTGACTTTTATTTATATTTTCGCGGCCCTTGCGCTGTTTTCCCCGGCGCTCAAAATGAGCGGTGGGGCTGCAACTTCTGCTAGTCATACGGCATTCATTGAAATTCGCGGGATGATCGCAGATCAGGAGTCCGCCAGTGCCGACAATATAGTTAGCAGTCTGCGGGCTGCCTTTGAAGACGAGGGCACTAAAGCTGTCATTTTGCGTATTAATAGCCCAGGTGGTAGCCCTGTGCAGTCGGGGTACGTCTATGACGAGATTCGTCGTTTGCGCGGTGAGCATCCCAATATCAAGCTTTATGCTGTGATTTCTGATCTCGGGGCATCGGGCGCTTATTACATTGCCAGTGCTGCTGATGCTATTTATGCCGACAAAGCCAGTCTGGTGGGCTCTATTGGGGTGACTGCTGCATCATTCGGGTTTGTTGATGCCATGCAGAAAGTTGGTGTTGAGCGCCGCTTGTACACCTCGGGTGAGCATAAGGCTTTTCTTGATCCGTTCCAGCCGCAAAATCCTGAGGAAACCAAGTTCTGGAAGAGCGTCCTCGAAACTACCCATCGGCAGTTTATTGCCAGTGTTAAGAAGGGGCGCGGGGATCGTCTCAAAGATGCGGAACATCCAGAATTGTTCTCGGGGCTTGTTTGGTCGGGTGAGCAGGCGCTGGAGTTGGGGTTGATTGATGGGTTGGGTAGCACTAGTTATGTGGCGCGTGAGGTTGTCGGTGAGAAAAATCTCGTCGACTTTACCGTTCAAGAAACGCCATTTGACCGGTTTGCTAAGGTCCTCGGTACCAGTGTGGCTGAGCGCATTGCGCTGTGGATGGGGTTCCAGGGGCCAACGCTGCGTTAGTCCCTTTGTGCAAAAAAAGACCCGGTTTTAGCCGGGTCTTTTGCTTATGGGATTTGAATTTTGTTGGCCAGTAGCATGTCCACCAGTCGAATTAGTGGCAGTCCTATCAGGCTATTGCTATCAGAGCCCTCGGTGCTGCGGAATAGGCTGATGCCCAGGCCTTCAGATTTAAAGCTTCCTGCGCAGTCGTAGGGTTGCTCAGCCTCAAGATAGCGGGCGATTTGTTCGTCGCTGAGTTCACGGAAGTGGACGGTGAATGGAATGCAATCGGTCTGATGTTCCCCTGTTTGACTGTTGAGCAGGGTTAGTCCGGTCAGGAAGGTCACGCTGTTGCCACTTGCTGCTTTTAATTGCTGCATGGCGCGTTCAAATGTGTGGGGTTTTCCAAGGATTTCTTCGCCTAACACCGCGACTTGATCGGAGCCGATTATCAAGTGTTGCGGGTATTCCTGGCGAAGTGCGCTGGCTTTCTCCAGTGATAGGCGACGAACCAGGGCGTGTGCAGGTTCGTCGGCGTGGCGAGACTCATCTATGTCGGGGGCTTGCCAGGCAAAGGGAAGGCGCAGGCGGCCCAGCAGTTCGCGGCGATAAGGGGAGCTGGAGGCCAGAACTAAAGGCAGCACGGCAGTTTCCTTGAGTGGTTAAATAGTGGTCTGGTGATTCTAACTGTCGGTTTAGTCACTGCACAGGCTGAATTCCTTTGACAGCAGCGGGTTGCATCCCTAGAATGCGCCGCCTATGTCAAATGGCCCGATTCCACCTCACGTTGATCCGCGAAAGTTAGCAGATCGCAGCACCACCCTCGATGGTGAGATGCCGCTTGCTGATTTAGAGCGCCTCTGCGGCCCGCTTGCCGATAACCAAGGCATGGTGCGCACGAAGTTTTCGTTCGAGCGCGACGAGCGCAATGCTGTGGTTTTCCACAGTGAGCTTGAGGTTGAAGTTAAAATGGTTTGCCAGCGTTGTCTGGAGCAGGTCACTTTACCGATTCGCAGTGAGTGTGATTACGCTGTGGTGAGGGAGGGTGCCAATACCCAGTCAGTGCCTCAGGGCTATGACGTGATTGAGTTGGGTGAAGACCCATTGGATCTGCTGGCGTTGGTTGAGGATGAGCTTTTGCTCGCTTTACCCATTGTCCCGGCTCATGACCCTAAAGATTGCCAGCAGCCGGCCGGCCTCGAAGAGCCCGAGTTGAGCGAGGACGAGGTAGCGCGGTCCAACCCGTTCAGTGTATTGGCACAGTTAAAGCGTGACCCAAACGTTTAGGAGTTAATTAGTTATGGCTGTTCAGCAGAACAAAAAATCCCGATCCGCTCGCGACATGCGTCGTTCCCACGATGCTCTCGAAGCAAACGCTCTGTCGGTTGAGAAAACCACTGGCGAAGTACACCTGCGTCACCACGTATCGCCAGAAGGCGTTTACCGTGGTCGCAAAGTGATCGACAAGGGCGCTGACGAGTAATCCTTGTCCGCCTCGATCATTGCGATTGATGCAATGGGTGGGGACTTCGGTCCCCACAGCATTGTTCCGGCCTGCATTTCCTGCTTGGCTGAATTCCCCTCGCTGCACCTGGTCCTCGTTGGCCAATCCTCTTTGATTGAATCCCTGGTTGCTGGCTATCCCAGTGTCGATCGTTCTCGTCTGCGTGTTGTGCATGCGGCTGAAGTGATTGCTATGGATGAGCGTCCGGCCCAGGCATTGCGTAACAAGGCAGATTCCTCCATGCGCGTTGGGCTTGAGCTTTTGCGTGATGGGGCTGTGCAGGCGTGTGTTAGCTCTGGGAATACCGGGGCTTTGATGGCGTTGTCGCGGCATGTACTCAAAACCCTGCCGGGTATTGATAGACCTGCCATGGTCACGGCTATTCCAACGCGAACAGGTTTTTGCCATTTGCTTGATCTGGGGGCAAATGTCGATTGTGGTGCTGAGCATTTGCAGCAGTTCGCGGTGATGGGGGCTGTAGCCGCTGAAGTGTTAGGTAAGCCTCAGGCGCGAGTGGCGCTGCTAAACGTGGGTACTGAGGATATAAAAGGCAATCAGCAGGTCAAACTGGCCGCAAATCTTCTGCAGCAGACTAAAGGGTTGAACTACATCGGCTTTATTGAAGGCGATGGTTTATACCGGGGTGAGGCTGATGTTGTCGTATGTGACGGATTTGTCGGCAACATCCTGCTGAAGTCCAGTGAAGGTCTCGCCTCGATGATCTCGGAGCGTGTTGAGCAGGTGTTTACATCCAGCCTGCTTGCGAAGGCCATTGGTATTCTGGCTATGCCGCTCCTAAAGCGGCTACAAGTTGAACTGGCGCCGGCGGAGCACAATGGAGCCAGTTTTCTTGGTTTGCAGGGGATTGTCGTTAAAAGCCATGGATCTGCAGGGCCGGAGGGTTTTAAGAGCGCCATTCGCCGAGCTTTGCGGGAGATTGAGGAGGATTTGCCTAAGCGACTGTACGGTCACTTAGGGGATCAACTGCTTTAGAATGTGACTGCTTCACATGGCCAGTCATCAAACTGACAGTTTATTGCGTGCGGCGCTTGCCTGTGCGTATCACTGAAGAACACGAATATTAGGAACACGCTTCCATGTCCGCATCTCTTGCATTCGTCTTTCCAGGTCAGGGCTCGCAGTCTCTGGGTATGCTCTCCGAGCACGGCGCTCAGCGCCCTCTGATCCTTGAAGCCTTTGCAGAAGCTTCCGAAGCTCTGGGCTATGACCTGTGGGCTCTGACTCAGCAGGGTCCTGAGGAGCAACTGAATCAGACTGATAAGACTCAGCCTGCAATCCTTACTGCCTCCGTGGCATTGTGGCGTGCATGGCAGGCAGAGAGCGCGGTTCGTC
The Pseudomonas mendocina DNA segment above includes these coding regions:
- the rne gene encoding ribonuclease E, translating into MKRMLINATQPEELRVALVDGQKLYDLDIESGAREQKKSNIYKGRITRVEPSLEAAFVDFGSERHGFLPLKEISREYFSKAPEGRVNIKDVLKEGQEVIVQVEKEERGNKGAALTTFISLAGRYLVLMPNNPRAGGISRRIEGEERNELREALNGLVVPGDMGLIVRTAGLGRSSQEMQWDLDYLLQLWSAIKEASQDRAAPFLIYQESNVIIRAIRDYLRQDIGEVLIDSIEAQQEALSFINQVMPQYASKIKLYEDSVPLFNRFQIESQIETAFQREVKLPSGGSIVIDPTEALVSIDINSARATKGSDIEETALQTNLEAAEEIARQLRLRDIGGLIVIDFIDMTPAKNQRAVEDKVRESLEADRARVQVGRISRFGLLEMSRQRLRPSLGESSGIVCPRCNGQGIIRDVESLSLAILRLIEEEALKDRTAEVRAQVPIPVAAFLLNEKRNSITKTELRTRARIVIIPNDHLETPHFEVQRIRDDSPEALSGQSSYEIAAVEVEEEKQTTATRTLVRQEAAIKTVPQRTAPAQAEADPVAAPAPSEPSLFKGLVKSLVSLFAGKQEEKPVVVEKKSERPQREERRNGRQQNRNRAGRNGEERKPREERAPREERAPREERAPREERAPRNNREERNLRENVEVREPQEQRQSRPPRDRKPREERQPRELREPLDAVQSENSNEETRERPQREPRQPRQPREDRQPRNEQVAAADEELLNNEELNEDDQDNSEGGDRPRRRSRGQRRRSNRRERQNDANGNPIDANEENTTDATAAIAASTAVAAVAEVVTEAAASTQPAAENTPVEVVVEAPAEAQPVAAFVATEESAPASAAQVEVAEIAPQVVPAAETQAEAAPATVAVTEPETAPVAAEAAPAVVAEPAASETAPAVAEASPVVAQAEPVAQPAVVATTNGRAPNDPREVRRRKREAEAAAKAAAEAQALAAAAPAVATVAEVVEPVVSEAAPAAVEVSEPVAEASEPVVAEIPAAAEVTVAEAQTEDAATSEPQEVATSNEATNEPKPLV
- the rluC gene encoding 23S rRNA pseudouridine(955/2504/2580) synthase RluC; amino-acid sequence: MTNPSSPTSGVQLLEVSPEYAGQRIDNFLRTQLKGVPKTLIYRILRKGEVRVNKGRIKPEYKLQAGDVVRVPPLRLPDRDEPEPVAQGLLQRLEAAIVYEDKALIVLNKPAGIAVHGGSGLNYGVIEAFRQLRPDAKDLELVHRLDRDTSGLLMIAKKRSMLRHLHEALRGDGVDKRYMALVRGYWPTAKKQVSAPLLKSNLRSGERMVEVNPEGKEALTVFRVLRRFGEFATLIEAKPVTGRTHQIRVHTQYAGHSIAGDSKYGDDDFTREVREMGGKRLFLHAYELIVPMPDGSQLRVEAPVDELWSKTLERLSA
- a CDS encoding HAD-IA family hydrolase, giving the protein MRDYQLLIFDWDGTLADSISRIVESMHRATDAFSLPRCSDDQVRGIIGLALPEAIRVLYPQMHSDADVARLRELYSVHYRALDVEPSPLFYGVEESLAAFREQGYQLAVATGKARPGLQRALAGRGWLDYFDYSRCADETASKPDPLMLHEILEQSGVSAERAIMVGDSTFDLLMAQRAGMDSVAVGYGAQPLEMLRPCKPVLEVDCFTDLAAWLAGQVPKCSVEGGVHGG
- a CDS encoding S49 family peptidase; this encodes MADEWKAPAEGEDAKSWKLLEKALLAGVQEQRRSRRWGIFFKLLTFIYIFAALALFSPALKMSGGAATSASHTAFIEIRGMIADQESASADNIVSSLRAAFEDEGTKAVILRINSPGGSPVQSGYVYDEIRRLRGEHPNIKLYAVISDLGASGAYYIASAADAIYADKASLVGSIGVTAASFGFVDAMQKVGVERRLYTSGEHKAFLDPFQPQNPEETKFWKSVLETTHRQFIASVKKGRGDRLKDAEHPELFSGLVWSGEQALELGLIDGLGSTSYVAREVVGEKNLVDFTVQETPFDRFAKVLGTSVAERIALWMGFQGPTLR
- a CDS encoding Maf family protein, whose product is MPLVLASSSPYRRELLGRLRLPFAWQAPDIDESRHADEPAHALVRRLSLEKASALRQEYPQHLIIGSDQVAVLGEEILGKPHTFERAMQQLKAASGNSVTFLTGLTLLNSQTGEHQTDCIPFTVHFRELSDEQIARYLEAEQPYDCAGSFKSEGLGISLFRSTEGSDSNSLIGLPLIRLVDMLLANKIQIP
- a CDS encoding YceD family protein yields the protein MSNGPIPPHVDPRKLADRSTTLDGEMPLADLERLCGPLADNQGMVRTKFSFERDERNAVVFHSELEVEVKMVCQRCLEQVTLPIRSECDYAVVREGANTQSVPQGYDVIELGEDPLDLLALVEDELLLALPIVPAHDPKDCQQPAGLEEPELSEDEVARSNPFSVLAQLKRDPNV
- the rpmF gene encoding 50S ribosomal protein L32, which codes for MAVQQNKKSRSARDMRRSHDALEANALSVEKTTGEVHLRHHVSPEGVYRGRKVIDKGADE
- the plsX gene encoding phosphate acyltransferase PlsX encodes the protein MSASIIAIDAMGGDFGPHSIVPACISCLAEFPSLHLVLVGQSSLIESLVAGYPSVDRSRLRVVHAAEVIAMDERPAQALRNKADSSMRVGLELLRDGAVQACVSSGNTGALMALSRHVLKTLPGIDRPAMVTAIPTRTGFCHLLDLGANVDCGAEHLQQFAVMGAVAAEVLGKPQARVALLNVGTEDIKGNQQVKLAANLLQQTKGLNYIGFIEGDGLYRGEADVVVCDGFVGNILLKSSEGLASMISERVEQVFTSSLLAKAIGILAMPLLKRLQVELAPAEHNGASFLGLQGIVVKSHGSAGPEGFKSAIRRALREIEEDLPKRLYGHLGDQLL